The following coding sequences lie in one Bacteroidota bacterium genomic window:
- a CDS encoding amidohydrolase — protein MFTIDIHTHIIPENLPDFKKKFGYGGFISLEHHKPCCAKMMVDGKFFREIEDNCWSAETRMKECEHHRVNVQVLSTIPVMFSYWAKAQDCLEVSKYLNDHIAEIVFKYPKRFVGLGTIPLQSSQLAIKELERCKKIGLAGIQIGSHVNDWNLNDENLFPVFQACEEMNMSIFVHPWDMMSTDKMKKYWLPWLVGMPAETSLAICSMIFGGVFERLPKLRVAFAHGGGSFPATIGRIEHGFASRPDLVAVDNKKNPKEYLGKFWLDSLTHNEEMLRYIIKLVGANRVALGSDYPFPLGENEPGKLIREMNFSDEMKEKLLSGSALEWLGMKKEKFI, from the coding sequence ATGTTCACGATAGATATTCATACGCACATCATTCCGGAAAATCTTCCCGACTTCAAAAAAAAATTTGGTTACGGAGGATTTATTTCTTTGGAGCATCACAAGCCCTGCTGTGCGAAAATGATGGTGGACGGAAAATTTTTTCGCGAGATTGAAGACAACTGCTGGAGTGCAGAAACAAGAATGAAAGAATGCGAGCATCATCGTGTGAATGTTCAGGTGCTTTCAACAATCCCCGTAATGTTTTCTTACTGGGCGAAAGCGCAGGATTGCCTCGAAGTCTCAAAATATCTCAACGATCACATTGCAGAAATTGTTTTTAAATATCCAAAACGTTTTGTGGGACTGGGGACAATTCCTCTTCAATCATCCCAACTTGCAATAAAAGAATTGGAGCGATGTAAAAAAATTGGTCTTGCAGGAATTCAAATTGGTTCGCACGTGAACGATTGGAACCTGAATGATGAAAATCTTTTTCCGGTTTTTCAGGCATGTGAAGAAATGAATATGTCCATCTTCGTTCATCCCTGGGATATGATGTCAACAGATAAAATGAAAAAATACTGGCTGCCCTGGTTAGTCGGAATGCCTGCAGAAACTTCTCTTGCGATTTGCTCCATGATTTTTGGCGGAGTGTTCGAGCGTTTGCCGAAACTTCGCGTAGCGTTCGCGCACGGAGGCGGAAGTTTTCCGGCAACGATTGGAAGAATTGAACATGGTTTTGCATCTCGTCCTGATTTAGTAGCCGTTGACAACAAAAAAAATCCAAAAGAATATCTTGGAAAATTCTGGCTGGATTCTTTAACGCATAATGAAGAAATGCTGAGGTATATTATAAAACTTGTCGGAGCAAATCGTGTCGCGCTCGGAAGCGATTACCCGTTTCCACTAGGAGAAAATGAACCGGGAAAATTAATTCGCGAAATGAACTTCAGTGATGAAATGAAAGAAAAACTTTTGAGCGGTTCTGCGCTGGAATGGCTGGGTATGAAAAAAGAAAAATTTATTTAA
- a CDS encoding DUF2480 family protein: MEKEIVNRVEQSGLTEINLEDFYPKGERALIDVKENLFQGLILKEKDFREFVKSENWEKYKNKFVAITCSADAIVPTWAYMLIATSLQPFAKNFVFGDLKILETVLFLESLSKINPEEFRDKKIVIKGCGNFPVPESAYVELTRILTPVAKSIMFGEPCSTVPVMKRKD, from the coding sequence ATGGAAAAAGAAATTGTAAATAGAGTAGAACAAAGCGGGTTAACAGAAATTAACCTGGAAGATTTTTATCCGAAAGGAGAACGCGCGTTGATTGATGTAAAAGAAAATTTATTCCAGGGCTTAATTCTGAAAGAAAAAGATTTCCGTGAGTTTGTGAAGAGCGAGAATTGGGAAAAGTATAAAAACAAATTCGTTGCGATTACTTGTTCTGCCGATGCGATTGTTCCCACTTGGGCGTACATGCTCATCGCGACTTCACTTCAACCTTTTGCAAAAAATTTTGTATTCGGGGATTTAAAAATACTGGAAACAGTTTTATTTCTCGAATCACTTTCTAAAATAAATCCCGAAGAGTTCAGAGATAAAAAAATTGTGATAAAAGGTTGCGGAAATTTTCCTGTTCCTGAAAGCGCTTATGTAGAACTCACACGCATTCTTACTCCCGTTGCGAAAAGCATTATGTTCGGAGAACCGTGCTCGACCGTTCCGGTAATGAAAAGAAAAGATTAA